One genomic window of Niveibacterium sp. SC-1 includes the following:
- the yjjJ gene encoding type II toxin-antitoxin system HipA family toxin YjjJ gives MAELSDLFVVLRSGPLPAAALCERLGVSRPTLSRLVAAAGERVLRYGRARATSYALPRTVASQTRFPIFRIEADARVREIGRLEPVAPHGYLVSLTEHDAAEYFEGLPWWLQDMRPQGFLGRAFALREAGALRLPADLREWSDDDVLTALATTGDDWIGNLIVGDAALARYLNGPQAEPLQAEDRPQGFPILAAAALAGELPGSSAGGEHPKFATQIEEDGLIRPVLVKFSSAADNPVARRWASLLVAEHLALQTLAAAGLPASRSTLFEFGGQVFLQVERFDRVPAAASATNRPGRAGVVSLGALDSAFVGQANRPWPIITAALLAQGHITADAHRRTERLWAFGRLIGNSDMHGGNLAFLHTGSAVLELAPAYDMLPMTLAPRVSGEVPNVEPEVAIAAPAPLDAWREVLTLARDYWPRVAEDSRIEVSVRAIADRMSQRMAALAAQLG, from the coding sequence ATGGCAGAGCTCAGCGATCTCTTCGTCGTTCTCCGTTCCGGACCGCTGCCAGCCGCAGCCCTTTGCGAGCGGCTGGGCGTCAGCCGTCCGACGCTGTCGCGTCTGGTGGCCGCCGCTGGCGAGCGCGTGCTGCGCTACGGACGCGCCCGCGCCACGAGCTACGCCTTGCCGCGGACGGTCGCCTCGCAGACGCGGTTTCCGATCTTCCGGATTGAAGCCGATGCCCGCGTGCGGGAGATCGGCCGGCTAGAGCCCGTTGCGCCACACGGCTACCTCGTATCCCTGACCGAGCATGACGCAGCGGAGTACTTCGAGGGGCTGCCCTGGTGGCTGCAGGACATGCGGCCACAGGGCTTCCTCGGCCGGGCCTTCGCCCTGCGCGAGGCCGGGGCGCTTCGCCTGCCTGCAGACCTGCGCGAGTGGAGCGACGACGACGTACTGACTGCCCTCGCCACCACCGGCGACGACTGGATCGGCAACCTCATCGTGGGCGATGCGGCGCTCGCCCGGTACCTCAATGGGCCACAAGCTGAACCCCTGCAGGCCGAAGATCGTCCGCAAGGTTTCCCGATACTCGCGGCGGCAGCCCTGGCGGGCGAGCTACCCGGCTCATCCGCGGGCGGCGAGCACCCCAAGTTCGCAACGCAGATCGAAGAGGACGGACTGATCCGTCCGGTGCTGGTGAAGTTCAGCAGCGCGGCGGACAACCCCGTTGCACGCCGCTGGGCCAGCCTGCTCGTGGCCGAACACCTCGCGCTCCAGACCCTCGCCGCAGCCGGTCTTCCGGCCAGCCGCAGTACCTTGTTCGAATTCGGCGGACAGGTATTCCTGCAGGTGGAGCGCTTCGACCGCGTACCCGCTGCTGCGAGCGCGACAAATCGGCCTGGCCGCGCTGGCGTCGTCTCGCTGGGCGCACTCGACTCCGCCTTTGTCGGCCAGGCCAACCGCCCCTGGCCGATCATCACCGCGGCCCTTCTTGCGCAAGGCCACATTACGGCTGACGCGCACCGCCGGACAGAGCGGCTCTGGGCATTCGGCCGCCTGATCGGCAACAGTGATATGCACGGCGGCAACCTGGCCTTCCTGCACACCGGCAGCGCCGTACTGGAGCTGGCCCCCGCCTACGACATGCTCCCCATGACTCTCGCCCCCCGCGTCTCCGGCGAAGTGCCCAACGTCGAGCCCGAAGTCGCGATTGCTGCCCCCGCGCCGCTGGACGCCTGGCGAGAAGTCCTGACCTTGGCGAGGGACTACTGGCCGCGGGTTGCAGAGGACTCGCGAATAGAGGTCTCGGTCCGCGCCATCGCCGACAGGATGTCTCAACGGATGGCCGCGCTCGCAGCACAGCTGGGCTGA
- a CDS encoding HipA domain-containing protein gives MIGIRQHGLRGPDPRSEIRDRVSPYAINGSKQSRPKVKLPYPILKLQAANQLSDEPLGTKDKYWFGLGRNQEDRWLFKFSRTIKTATGEVVTGEDWAEKVAAEVARQINVRAATVELAEFEGRRGSATLSFLAPHGQHLEHGNEILAGRVLGYDGTRRHRQSAHTIDNIVLAIEKMFRTEELANQVLRILAGYLVLDALICNVDRHHENWGLLWQAQLRDETEEDWERPQLAYAYSVAPSFDHASSLGRELLDERRARILRDGRLESYVARGRGGIYLRSTDKHAANPLRLVDVASRRFPEYFRPSLSRLADTPLDSIKEVIDPVPSSRITNLGRDFARALLGFTYEELARLAR, from the coding sequence TTGATCGGTATTCGCCAACACGGACTGAGAGGTCCGGACCCGCGCAGTGAAATCCGGGATAGAGTGTCGCCCTACGCCATCAACGGTTCGAAGCAATCACGACCGAAAGTCAAATTGCCATACCCAATTCTAAAGCTTCAGGCCGCAAACCAACTTTCGGACGAGCCTCTTGGAACCAAGGACAAATATTGGTTCGGACTGGGGCGTAATCAGGAAGACCGCTGGCTCTTCAAGTTCTCCCGCACGATAAAAACAGCGACTGGCGAGGTTGTCACCGGCGAAGACTGGGCCGAAAAGGTTGCGGCAGAAGTTGCAAGGCAAATCAATGTTCGAGCGGCTACCGTCGAACTCGCAGAATTTGAAGGGCGCCGCGGTAGTGCGACGCTAAGCTTCCTGGCTCCACATGGACAACATCTAGAGCACGGAAACGAAATTCTTGCAGGACGGGTATTAGGCTATGACGGGACCAGACGCCACCGTCAAAGCGCCCACACAATTGACAATATAGTCCTAGCCATCGAAAAAATGTTCCGAACGGAGGAACTTGCAAACCAAGTGTTAAGGATCCTTGCTGGGTACTTGGTTCTGGATGCCCTCATTTGCAATGTTGACCGTCATCACGAAAATTGGGGGCTTTTGTGGCAAGCCCAGCTACGCGACGAAACCGAGGAGGATTGGGAACGCCCTCAATTGGCTTACGCGTATTCAGTTGCACCATCATTTGATCACGCATCCTCGCTCGGTCGCGAACTGCTTGACGAAAGGCGGGCGAGAATTCTCCGAGACGGAAGACTTGAAAGCTATGTGGCGAGAGGTCGCGGAGGCATCTACCTTCGATCAACGGACAAACATGCCGCGAACCCCCTTCGGCTCGTCGATGTCGCATCCAGAAGGTTTCCGGAGTACTTCCGACCATCGTTGAGCCGACTCGCTGACACTCCGCTAGACAGCATCAAGGAAGTAATCGATCCTGTTCCCAGCAGCCGCATCACGAATCTCGGCAGAGATTTTGCCCGTGCGTTGCTCGGGTTCACCTACGAAGAATTGGCGAGGCTAGCCAGATGA
- a CDS encoding SAM-dependent methyltransferase, whose protein sequence is MPGYLTKFERVPIAGDADMQIRSLLDRNQYSDPLGEAAAAGISPATWPLFGILWPSAQKLADLMQGWDIDGLRVLEIGCGLGLSSLVLQRRLGDITASDCHPLAEAFLQANLLLNDLPAIKYVVGNWGRVNPGLGEFDLLIGSDLLYEPDHPAQLAGFIALHAAPRADVLIVDPNRGNRSAFHREMALAGFALTETLINAPLSDGQPYSGRLLHYRR, encoded by the coding sequence GTGCCAGGCTATCTGACGAAGTTCGAACGCGTCCCCATTGCGGGTGACGCGGATATGCAGATCCGTTCGCTGCTGGACCGCAACCAGTACAGCGACCCTCTGGGCGAGGCGGCTGCGGCCGGTATTTCGCCCGCCACCTGGCCCCTCTTCGGCATTCTCTGGCCCTCGGCGCAGAAGCTGGCCGACCTCATGCAGGGCTGGGACATCGATGGCCTGCGCGTGCTTGAGATCGGCTGCGGGCTGGGGCTGTCGAGTCTGGTGCTGCAGCGCCGGCTCGGCGACATTACGGCGAGCGATTGCCATCCCCTCGCCGAGGCCTTTCTGCAGGCCAACCTGCTGCTCAATGACCTGCCCGCCATCAAGTACGTCGTGGGCAATTGGGGGCGGGTGAATCCGGGGCTGGGGGAGTTCGATCTGCTCATCGGCAGCGACCTGCTCTACGAGCCCGATCACCCGGCGCAACTCGCGGGCTTCATCGCGCTGCATGCCGCGCCGCGGGCCGATGTGCTGATCGTCGACCCCAATCGCGGCAATCGCAGTGCCTTTCATCGCGAGATGGCGCTTGCGGGCTTCGCGCTGACGGAGACGCTGATCAACGCGCCGCTGTCGGATGGGCAGCCCTACAGCGGACGCTTGTTGCACTACCGCCGGTAA
- a CDS encoding DUF502 domain-containing protein — translation MKQKVSFIRTTVVGGVLFLAPLVVTLFVLEKAWHLAGKFVAPIVHHFPPKILGFIAVSDLLAVGILVLVCFIAGLIARTALAKRVVEAIEHGLLSNIPGYEFFKGLGESILGVDKAGSQAVLVHFDDCSQIGFLMEHLQDGTCVVFLPGAPSPFSGGVFYFSPDRVQAIEAPPQTVLKSLKRLGVGSVELAKGIERR, via the coding sequence ATGAAGCAGAAGGTGAGTTTCATCCGCACGACCGTGGTCGGCGGCGTCCTCTTTCTCGCGCCGCTAGTGGTGACGCTCTTCGTCCTCGAAAAGGCCTGGCATCTCGCGGGCAAGTTCGTGGCGCCCATCGTCCACCACTTCCCGCCCAAGATCCTCGGCTTCATCGCGGTGTCCGACCTGCTGGCGGTCGGCATCCTCGTGCTCGTCTGCTTCATCGCGGGCCTGATCGCGCGCACGGCATTGGCAAAGAGAGTCGTGGAAGCCATCGAGCATGGGCTGCTCTCCAACATCCCCGGCTACGAGTTCTTCAAAGGCCTGGGAGAAAGCATCCTCGGCGTGGACAAGGCCGGCAGCCAGGCCGTACTGGTGCACTTCGACGACTGCAGCCAGATCGGCTTCCTCATGGAGCACCTGCAAGACGGCACCTGCGTCGTCTTCCTCCCCGGCGCGCCCAGCCCCTTCTCGGGCGGCGTCTTCTACTTCTCGCCCGACCGGGTTCAGGCCATCGAGGCGCCGCCGCAAACCGTCCTCAAGAGCCTCAAGCGGCTTGGCGTGGGCTCGGTGGAGCTGGCGAAAGGCATCGAGCGGCGATAG
- a CDS encoding FUSC family protein — translation MTLPPLLSDLAPLARGVLRDLRAWPERGPRLVDELECVVSVLLAIAFAHALEVRHVGWAAFSAYMVMRSHVWQSFKRGGLRVIGTAAGAAAAWALAPLVLHSLWLTGFALFLIGLATFYLMMVSPRGYAWLFTGLTFAMVLVDGLRHPEEIAAFAQTRFVEVTAGTAACLVVSALSTLLVRRHLRSGFHPGYDWWVDRLIPWHAVAFVHALQGAVALALVPLAWHFLGLEALGQAAITIAVVMAVPLHTLAQNRTRAKLVHRFVGCALGASVATAVLLLAQGSVPVILLAVSLAVVIGRHVENGKHGIDYVGTQFVLAMLVVLVPDNFLAPHLEVGLQRVAGVLLGIALLEPVRWAIRLPATAPASTTSTNEPGRDGGGD, via the coding sequence ATGACTCTGCCTCCCCTGCTCTCCGATCTCGCCCCACTCGCCCGCGGCGTGCTGCGCGATCTGCGCGCCTGGCCCGAGCGCGGGCCGCGGCTCGTCGACGAGCTGGAATGCGTGGTCTCGGTTTTGCTGGCGATTGCCTTCGCCCATGCGCTGGAGGTGCGTCATGTCGGCTGGGCGGCGTTCAGCGCCTACATGGTGATGCGCTCGCATGTGTGGCAGAGCTTCAAGCGCGGCGGGCTGCGGGTGATCGGCACCGCGGCGGGCGCGGCAGCGGCCTGGGCCCTGGCGCCGCTGGTGCTGCACTCGCTTTGGCTGACCGGTTTCGCGCTCTTCCTGATAGGCCTCGCGACCTTCTATCTGATGATGGTGAGTCCGCGCGGCTATGCCTGGCTGTTTACCGGGCTGACGTTCGCGATGGTGCTGGTCGATGGACTACGCCATCCCGAGGAGATCGCAGCCTTCGCGCAGACGCGCTTCGTGGAGGTGACGGCCGGGACGGCCGCCTGCCTGGTAGTGAGCGCGCTCTCCACGCTGCTGGTGCGGCGCCACCTGCGCAGCGGGTTTCACCCGGGGTACGACTGGTGGGTGGATCGGCTGATCCCCTGGCATGCGGTGGCCTTCGTGCATGCCCTGCAGGGTGCCGTCGCCCTCGCGCTGGTGCCGCTGGCCTGGCACTTCCTCGGGCTCGAAGCGCTGGGCCAGGCGGCGATCACGATCGCGGTGGTGATGGCGGTGCCGCTGCACACGCTGGCGCAGAACCGCACGCGGGCGAAGCTGGTGCATCGCTTCGTCGGCTGTGCGCTTGGCGCATCAGTCGCCACGGCCGTGCTGCTGCTCGCACAGGGATCGGTGCCGGTCATCCTGCTGGCGGTCAGCCTTGCGGTGGTGATCGGCCGGCATGTGGAAAACGGCAAGCACGGCATCGACTACGTGGGCACGCAGTTCGTACTGGCCATGCTGGTGGTGCTGGTGCCGGACAACTTCCTCGCCCCGCACCTGGAGGTCGGGCTGCAACGCGTGGCCGGCGTGCTTCTAGGCATTGCGTTGCTCGAACCGGTGCGCTGGGCGATCCGGCTGCCCGCTACGGCCCCCGCGTCCACGACAAGCACAAACGAACCGGGACGCGACGGCGGCGGCGACTGA
- a CDS encoding mobilization protein — translation MSSLNFIGGEKGGVGKSVAARVLAQYFIDRNQPFTGFDTDRSHASFARFYGDFASPVVVERYEAMDKIAEVFDAPTEDGQQQSAIVDLAAQTAAPLARWIKESDVLPLFADLGVAVNFWHVADGGKDSADLLERLIDTYGEGPNYFVVRNLGRSSDFSLLEQSAGLARVLKAGGRLITLPPLHEASMNKIDRQNASFWGATNNRDSPDALGLLERQRVKAWLRAIYATLDELPL, via the coding sequence ATGAGCTCACTGAACTTCATCGGCGGGGAAAAAGGCGGCGTCGGCAAATCGGTTGCCGCCCGCGTGCTGGCGCAGTACTTCATCGACCGCAACCAGCCCTTCACCGGATTCGACACCGACCGCTCGCACGCCTCGTTCGCGCGCTTCTACGGGGACTTTGCGTCACCGGTGGTCGTGGAGCGCTACGAAGCGATGGACAAGATCGCCGAGGTCTTCGACGCGCCGACGGAAGACGGCCAGCAGCAGAGCGCGATCGTCGACCTCGCCGCCCAGACCGCGGCGCCGCTGGCGCGCTGGATCAAGGAATCGGACGTGCTGCCGCTCTTCGCCGACCTGGGGGTGGCGGTCAATTTCTGGCATGTGGCCGACGGCGGCAAGGATTCCGCCGATCTGCTGGAACGCCTGATCGACACCTACGGCGAGGGGCCGAATTACTTCGTGGTGCGGAACCTCGGGCGCAGCTCGGACTTCTCTTTGCTAGAGCAGTCGGCAGGGCTCGCGCGCGTGCTCAAGGCGGGTGGCCGCCTCATCACGCTGCCGCCGTTGCACGAAGCCAGCATGAACAAGATCGACCGTCAGAACGCGAGCTTCTGGGGCGCGACCAATAATCGCGACTCGCCGGACGCCCTCGGCCTGCTCGAACGCCAGCGCGTGAAGGCCTGGCTGCGCGCGATCTACGCGACGCTCGACGAACTCCCGCTCTGA
- a CDS encoding polyhydroxyalkanoate granule-associated phasin yields MPYRRANASAQNLAQRAFETYWAAPQVVTHRLLRMAAAGDSPTARDKREYALMSNEKIAAFHESWSAMGLAFWRAQQRIAMSMFMAFWAPWLGGRGFDPHRLNAQWQNAMLGVLNQGLKPVHRRAVANARRLRRS; encoded by the coding sequence ATGCCCTATCGCCGCGCGAATGCCAGCGCCCAGAACCTTGCCCAGCGGGCCTTCGAGACTTATTGGGCGGCGCCGCAGGTGGTCACCCACAGGCTCTTGCGCATGGCCGCGGCCGGCGACTCACCCACCGCGCGCGACAAACGCGAGTACGCACTCATGAGCAACGAGAAGATCGCCGCCTTCCATGAATCCTGGAGCGCGATGGGGCTGGCCTTCTGGCGCGCGCAACAACGCATTGCCATGTCCATGTTCATGGCCTTCTGGGCACCCTGGCTGGGCGGCCGCGGTTTCGACCCGCACCGCCTCAACGCGCAATGGCAGAACGCCATGCTGGGTGTGCTGAATCAGGGCCTGAAGCCGGTGCACCGAAGGGCGGTGGCCAACGCCCGTCGCCTGCGGCGCTCCTGA
- the hflX gene encoding GTPase HflX, translating into MHKEVEEKPLRAVMAAVQLPNVGDAEFEASLAELRELAKTLGFKVVRTFTQRRSGFDRTGYLGVGKRQEIHAFVNGELGAAVPLEELPTGPGEEAAEERSAAAVLGRARGDIAGDPGGDIEVILVDHEISPSQLRNLELEGGCEVMDRTMVILEIFHRNARSPAAKAQVEIARLGYMAPRLREAAKLAGPQGRQRSGMGGRGAGESHTELDRRKIRDRMAELQEEIVAMNATRDTQRARRQERQGGLAGVALVGYTNAGKSTLMRALTGSEVLVANKLFATLDTTVRALHPETVPRVLVSDTVGFIKNLPHGLVASFKSTLDEALDAELLLHVIDASDPGFERQREVTDKVLAEIDADQVPRLRVFNKIDHVGSGETAAAEQAELTLRLLEEYPDCVVMSARRPEDVAHLHQIIVSFFQKDLVEAELFLPWSAQQFRKDVYANCQVLEERADEAGAHFRVKGEPLAVERLREELAALA; encoded by the coding sequence CACTTTCACGCAGAGGCGCTCCGGCTTTGACCGCACGGGTTACCTGGGTGTGGGCAAGCGGCAGGAGATCCACGCCTTCGTGAATGGCGAGCTGGGCGCGGCGGTTCCGCTGGAGGAATTGCCCACGGGGCCGGGCGAAGAGGCGGCTGAGGAACGTTCCGCCGCGGCGGTGCTGGGCCGTGCGCGGGGCGACATTGCCGGCGATCCGGGCGGCGACATCGAGGTGATCTTGGTCGATCACGAGATCTCGCCTTCGCAGCTGCGCAACCTCGAACTCGAAGGCGGCTGCGAGGTGATGGACCGCACCATGGTCATCCTCGAGATCTTCCATCGCAACGCGCGTTCGCCCGCCGCCAAGGCGCAGGTGGAGATCGCACGCCTGGGCTACATGGCGCCGCGCCTGCGCGAGGCGGCCAAGCTCGCGGGTCCGCAGGGGCGCCAGCGCAGCGGCATGGGCGGCCGCGGTGCCGGTGAATCGCACACGGAGCTCGATCGCCGCAAGATCCGCGACCGCATGGCCGAGCTGCAGGAAGAAATCGTCGCGATGAACGCCACGCGCGACACCCAGCGTGCGCGCCGGCAGGAGCGCCAGGGCGGCCTCGCGGGCGTTGCGCTGGTCGGCTACACCAACGCCGGCAAGTCGACGCTGATGCGAGCCCTTACTGGGAGCGAGGTGCTGGTCGCCAACAAGCTCTTCGCCACGCTGGACACCACGGTGCGCGCGCTGCATCCGGAAACCGTGCCGCGCGTGTTGGTGAGCGACACCGTCGGCTTCATCAAGAACCTGCCGCACGGCCTGGTCGCCTCCTTCAAATCGACACTGGACGAGGCGCTGGACGCCGAGCTGCTGCTGCACGTAATCGACGCCAGCGATCCCGGCTTCGAGCGCCAGCGTGAAGTTACTGACAAGGTGCTCGCCGAGATCGATGCCGACCAGGTGCCGCGCCTGCGGGTCTTCAACAAGATCGACCACGTCGGCAGTGGCGAGACCGCCGCGGCCGAGCAGGCCGAGCTCACCCTGCGCCTCCTGGAGGAGTATCCCGACTGCGTGGTGATGAGCGCGCGCCGGCCGGAGGATGTGGCGCATCTGCACCAGATCATCGTCAGCTTCTTCCAGAAGGACCTGGTCGAGGCGGAGCTCTTCCTGCCCTGGTCGGCCCAGCAGTTCCGCAAGGACGTCTACGCCAACTGCCAGGTGCTGGAAGAGCGCGCCGACGAAGCCGGCGCCCACTTCCGCGTGAAAGGCGAACCGCTCGCCGTGGAGCGGCTGCGCGAGGAGTTGGCCGCGCTGGCCTGA